The uncultured Desulfuromonas sp. genome has a segment encoding these proteins:
- a CDS encoding response regulator receiver protein, translating into MLPVIIAYQTPTETEALKHCVEQVGCIAKFVTTLNEAIEALRKEDAAIMLLGRTFEGSNALDVIPIFRYLHKHLKIILLADDATVGFLRQARAAGIFYHAMEPHDKEDCHELQLALECAREASEKQGKSLWKKLAPVFGGVN; encoded by the coding sequence ATGCTGCCCGTCATTATTGCCTATCAAACTCCCACTGAAACCGAGGCCCTCAAGCACTGCGTGGAGCAGGTCGGATGTATTGCCAAGTTTGTGACGACACTCAATGAAGCCATTGAGGCGCTACGCAAAGAAGATGCGGCGATTATGCTGCTGGGCAGAACCTTTGAAGGCAGTAATGCATTGGATGTGATTCCGATTTTCCGCTATCTGCACAAGCATCTGAAAATCATCCTGTTGGCCGACGATGCCACTGTTGGCTTCTTGCGTCAGGCGCGTGCTGCGGGAATTTTCTATCACGCCATGGAGCCGCATGACAAAGAGGATTGTCACGAACTGCAACTGGCCTTGGAATGCGCCCGCGAAGCCAGTGAAAAGCAGGGCAAGAGTTTATGGAAAAAGCTGGCACCCGTGTTCGGTGGTGTCAACTAA
- the amrS gene encoding AmmeMemoRadiSam system radical SAM enzyme yields the protein MREAMFWSLLERGQVRCELCRFHCVIGAGHRGRCQVRENRDGVLYSLNDGLAIAAHIDPIEKKPLFHVLPGSRSYSIATVGCNFRCRHCQNASISQIESAHSAIRGDTLPPQQVVDLALSAACQSIAYTYTEPTVFYEYMYETARLARHEGLLNVMVSNGYMAEEPLRHLAPYLDGANIDLKGFSESFYRDVCGAQLAPVLESLKLFKALGIWLEVTTLVIPGYNDDEQQLNGIARFIAEQLDVETPWHVTAFYPTYRLTDVPPTPVESLMRARDIGEKAGLNYIYLGNVASGRGEDTRCRQCGKTLIERHGFQVARNRLYHGTCPGCGTPLSGVRLDDGGINRQE from the coding sequence ATGCGTGAAGCCATGTTTTGGAGTCTGTTGGAGCGGGGACAGGTTCGTTGTGAACTGTGCCGCTTTCATTGTGTGATTGGTGCTGGACACCGTGGGCGCTGCCAGGTGCGGGAAAACAGAGACGGTGTTCTCTATAGTCTCAATGACGGTCTGGCGATTGCTGCTCATATTGATCCGATTGAGAAGAAACCGTTGTTCCATGTGTTACCGGGCTCGCGCAGTTATTCCATTGCCACGGTGGGGTGTAATTTTCGCTGTCGCCATTGTCAGAATGCCAGTATTTCACAGATTGAGTCCGCTCACTCGGCGATCCGCGGTGACACGTTGCCCCCGCAACAAGTTGTTGATTTGGCGTTATCGGCCGCGTGCCAGAGTATCGCTTACACCTATACGGAGCCGACGGTTTTTTACGAATATATGTATGAAACCGCCCGGTTGGCCCGTCATGAAGGATTGCTCAATGTGATGGTGAGCAATGGCTATATGGCTGAAGAACCGTTGCGACACTTGGCGCCATATCTGGATGGCGCCAACATTGACTTAAAGGGATTCAGCGAGTCGTTTTATCGCGATGTGTGTGGCGCGCAACTGGCGCCGGTACTTGAAAGCCTCAAGCTGTTTAAAGCGTTGGGCATCTGGCTGGAGGTGACGACGCTGGTCATTCCGGGCTACAACGATGATGAGCAGCAACTTAATGGTATTGCTCGGTTTATTGCCGAACAGCTGGATGTCGAAACGCCCTGGCATGTGACGGCGTTTTATCCCACCTATCGTCTGACGGACGTGCCGCCGACGCCGGTGGAAAGTCTGATGCGGGCGCGGGACATTGGCGAAAAAGCCGGGTTGAACTATATCTATCTCGGTAATGTCGCCAGTGGTCGTGGCGAAGATACCCGCTGTCGCCAGTGTGGAAAAACCTTGATCGAGCGTCACGGTTTTCAGGTGGCGCGTAATCGTTTGTATCATGGAACCTGTCCCGGCTGCGGGACTCCGCTTTCCGGCGTACGTCTGGATGATGGCGGAATCAACCGACAGGAGTAG
- the ppk2 gene encoding polyphosphate kinase 2: MVFDDDYSDAMEWLQSELADEMDEGYELEISEPGLSLALRRIYKHKRPPSMERQAYFKALLALQAELIKLQDWVSYTGEKVVVIFEGRDAAGKGGVIKRITQRLNPRVCRVVALSKPTEKEMTQWYFQRYVPHLPAGGEIVLFDRSWYNRCGVERVMGFASEEQVEQFFLDVPEFERMLVRSGIRLIKYWFSVTDEEQQLRFLMRIHDPLKQWKLSPMDLQSRVRWEDYTKAKEETFRRTNIPEAPWYIVKANDKKRARLNCIHHLLQQIPYKPVPHEEIDLPDRIFNPDYERATLPPDLYVPENY; this comes from the coding sequence ATGGTTTTTGACGACGATTATTCGGATGCCATGGAGTGGCTGCAGTCCGAATTGGCCGATGAGATGGATGAAGGTTATGAACTGGAAATTTCAGAGCCGGGCCTTTCTTTAGCATTACGTCGCATCTACAAACATAAAAGACCGCCGTCCATGGAGCGTCAGGCCTATTTCAAGGCGCTTCTGGCGTTGCAGGCTGAGTTGATCAAACTGCAGGACTGGGTGTCCTATACCGGTGAAAAAGTTGTGGTTATTTTTGAAGGACGCGATGCCGCCGGTAAGGGGGGCGTGATCAAGCGGATCACCCAGCGCTTGAACCCTCGGGTCTGCCGGGTCGTGGCTTTATCCAAACCGACGGAAAAGGAGATGACCCAGTGGTATTTTCAACGCTATGTTCCGCATCTGCCCGCCGGCGGTGAAATCGTCCTTTTTGACCGTTCCTGGTACAACCGCTGTGGTGTCGAACGGGTGATGGGCTTTGCCTCGGAAGAGCAGGTCGAGCAGTTTTTTCTCGATGTGCCTGAATTTGAACGCATGCTGGTGCGTTCAGGGATTCGTCTGATCAAATACTGGTTCTCCGTCACCGATGAAGAGCAGCAACTGCGTTTTCTGATGCGCATCCACGATCCGCTTAAACAATGGAAACTCAGTCCTATGGATCTGCAATCGCGGGTACGCTGGGAGGATTACACCAAGGCGAAGGAAGAAACGTTCAGACGCACCAATATCCCTGAAGCTCCCTGGTATATTGTCAAAGCCAATGACAAAAAACGCGCCCGGCTCAACTGTATTCATCACCTGTTGCAGCAGATCCCCTATAAGCCCGTTCCCCATGAGGAGATTGATCTTCCGGATCGCATCTTTAATCCCGATTACGAACGGGCCACGCTGCCGCCGGATTTGTATGTTCCGGAAAACTACTAG